From a single Streptomyces misionensis genomic region:
- a CDS encoding LacI family DNA-binding transcriptional regulator, producing MRPPTIRDVAERAGVSKSLVSLVLRDSGPVRPEKREAVLRAVRELGYRPNAAARSLSEQRTRTIGVLLDDLRNPWFVDLLDGLNPPLHAAGLRMLLADARLNRRLGHDLAEPFLDLGVDGLVVVGTVPDAGALGALAHRMPVVVAGAREPQPDRVDVIAGDDERGARLATEHLLDLGHRRIAHLAGRGAVGELRRRGFEAAMRARGAEPLVEPGDLTEEGGYRGAVRLLRSPRRPTALFAVNDMASVGALSAAEELGLKVPRDLSVAGYDNTSISRLRHVRLTTVDTAPHEVGRRAAHCLLDRFDRPGTPGRLHLATPTLEIRGTTAALAASAGAPQRLRGLPRG from the coding sequence ATGAGACCGCCGACCATCCGCGACGTGGCCGAGCGGGCCGGGGTGTCGAAATCGCTGGTCTCGCTGGTGCTGCGGGACTCGGGCCCGGTGCGCCCGGAGAAGCGGGAGGCCGTGCTGCGGGCCGTGCGCGAACTGGGCTACCGGCCCAACGCGGCCGCCCGCAGCCTCAGCGAACAGCGCACCCGCACCATCGGCGTCCTCCTGGACGACCTGCGCAACCCCTGGTTCGTGGATCTGCTCGACGGCCTCAACCCGCCGCTGCACGCGGCCGGGCTGCGCATGCTGCTCGCCGACGCCCGCCTCAACCGGCGGCTCGGCCACGACCTCGCCGAACCCTTCCTGGACCTCGGCGTGGACGGCCTGGTGGTGGTCGGCACGGTCCCGGACGCGGGCGCCCTCGGCGCGCTCGCGCACCGGATGCCGGTCGTGGTGGCGGGCGCCCGGGAACCGCAGCCGGACCGGGTGGACGTGATCGCCGGGGACGACGAGCGCGGCGCCCGCCTGGCCACCGAACACCTGCTCGACCTCGGTCACCGCAGGATCGCGCACCTCGCGGGCCGCGGCGCCGTCGGCGAGCTGCGCCGGCGCGGCTTCGAGGCGGCGATGCGGGCCCGGGGCGCCGAGCCGCTGGTCGAGCCCGGCGACCTCACGGAGGAGGGCGGCTACCGGGGCGCCGTACGGCTGCTCCGCAGCCCGCGGCGCCCCACCGCACTGTTCGCCGTCAACGACATGGCCTCGGTCGGCGCCCTCTCGGCCGCCGAGGAACTGGGCCTGAAGGTCCCGCGCGACCTCTCCGTGGCCGGCTACGACAACACCAGCATCTCCCGGCTGCGGCACGTCCGGCTGACCACCGTGGACACCGCCCCGCACGAGGTCGGCCGCCGGGCCGCCCACTGCCTCCTCGACCGCTTCGACCGGCCGGGCACTCCGGGGCGGCTCCACCTGGCGACGCCGACCCTGGAGATCCGGGGCACGACGGCCGCCCTGGCCGCCTCGGCGGGGGCTCCCCAGCGGTTGCGGGGGCTCCCTAGAGGTTGA
- a CDS encoding cupin domain-containing protein yields the protein MTHSFALHIPDADLEPEPLDPAQIVSGSPEVTGKVVWESADGRQIRGIWQITPGVVTDTEADELFVVLSGSATIECEDGPTLRVGPGDMAVLRAGDRTTWTVHETLRKAYAINL from the coding sequence ATGACGCACAGCTTCGCGCTCCACATCCCCGACGCCGACCTCGAACCCGAGCCCCTCGACCCCGCGCAGATCGTCTCCGGGAGCCCGGAGGTGACCGGGAAGGTGGTCTGGGAGTCGGCGGACGGCCGGCAGATCCGCGGGATCTGGCAGATCACCCCGGGCGTGGTCACCGACACCGAGGCCGACGAGCTGTTCGTCGTGCTCAGCGGTTCGGCGACGATCGAGTGCGAGGACGGGCCGACGCTGCGGGTCGGGCCGGGCGACATGGCGGTGCTGCGCGCGGGCGACCGTACGACGTGGACCGTGCACGAGACGCTGCGCAAGGCGTACGCCATCAACCTCTAG
- a CDS encoding Gfo/Idh/MocA family protein, translating into MVDELGVAVVGFGWMGRVHTQAYARLPHHYPRLPLRPRLITVADEVPGRAEEAAERYGFAAATRDWREVAADPRVRAVSVTAPNFLHREIGVAMAEAGKHLWIEKPVGLTAEDARAVADAAGEAGVQGAVGFNYRNAPAVEAARELIATGEIGTVTHARIRLFSDYAAHPDSALTWRYERRRGGRGVLGDLASHGADLARFLLGEITALTADTAVFVPERARPAGATAGHARAAGGARGPVENEDYVGALLRFASGARGVLEACRVSVGEQNGYGFEVHGTRGAVSWDFRRMNEFAVGRGTSYQDQPMSTVHVGPGAGEFAAFQPGAANPMGYDDLKVIEAYRFVRSIAEGTPYGATLADAVRAAAVLDAMAQSAESGTWVRP; encoded by the coding sequence ATGGTGGATGAACTGGGTGTCGCCGTCGTCGGGTTCGGCTGGATGGGCCGGGTGCACACCCAGGCGTACGCCCGTCTCCCCCACCACTATCCGCGGCTCCCGCTGCGGCCCCGGCTGATCACGGTCGCCGACGAGGTGCCGGGGCGGGCCGAGGAGGCCGCCGAGCGGTACGGGTTCGCCGCCGCGACCCGCGACTGGCGGGAGGTGGCCGCCGATCCCCGGGTGCGGGCGGTCAGCGTCACCGCGCCGAACTTCCTGCACCGAGAGATCGGTGTGGCGATGGCCGAGGCCGGCAAGCACCTCTGGATCGAGAAGCCGGTGGGGCTGACCGCCGAGGACGCCCGCGCGGTCGCGGACGCGGCCGGCGAGGCCGGGGTGCAGGGCGCGGTCGGCTTCAACTACCGCAACGCGCCCGCCGTCGAGGCCGCCCGCGAGCTGATCGCCACCGGCGAGATCGGCACCGTCACCCATGCGCGCATCCGGCTGTTCAGCGATTACGCCGCCCACCCGGACTCCGCCCTGACCTGGCGTTACGAGCGGCGGCGCGGCGGCCGCGGAGTGCTCGGCGACCTGGCCTCGCACGGCGCCGACCTGGCCCGCTTCCTGCTCGGCGAGATCACCGCGCTGACCGCCGACACCGCGGTCTTCGTGCCGGAGCGCGCCCGCCCCGCCGGCGCCACCGCCGGTCACGCCCGCGCCGCCGGCGGGGCGCGGGGGCCGGTGGAGAACGAGGACTACGTCGGCGCTCTGCTGCGCTTCGCCTCCGGCGCCCGGGGCGTGCTGGAGGCCTGCCGGGTCTCGGTCGGCGAGCAGAACGGCTACGGCTTCGAGGTGCACGGCACCCGGGGGGCGGTGTCCTGGGACTTTCGGAGGATGAACGAGTTCGCGGTCGGCCGGGGCACGAGCTACCAGGACCAGCCGATGAGCACCGTCCACGTCGGCCCGGGCGCCGGGGAGTTCGCCGCGTTCCAGCCGGGCGCGGCCAACCCGATGGGGTACGACGACCTCAAGGTCATCGAGGCCTACCGGTTCGTGCGCTCCATCGCCGAGGGCACGCCGTACGGCGCGACGCTCGCCGACGCGGTGCGCGCCGCGGCCGTACTGGACGCGATGGCGCAGTCCGCCGAGAGCGGCACGTGGGTGCGCCCGTAG